GTCGGCAGCAGTGCAGAGGGTACCTCGCTGCGGAGGGATTCCTGGGTGGACAATGACGTAGTCCAAGGCGGGCTGTAACGTGAATGAGGTCTACAGACGTCCGACGATGTCTGGGCGGTGCCTGAAGAGGTACAACAGCCGCGTCGGACAATGAGGGTGCGGATGAAAAGAAGGGGAAGCTGGGTGGAGTGGAAGAAAAAGGACTGGGACGATAATTTCATTGGGTCGGGAGCATAGGAGTCCTATGTGGCTGGTGTCCTGACTCCCGCAAAGACCCTCCAAGTTTGCCTCCATTTTGTGGGAAAAACGACGCCCGAACCGGTCGGCGGATGGATACAGGGCCGTGTTGGATGGCAAAACACTTCTGAACAAAATTGCCCGGAGGAATGAGGGCGGTTTAAAGgtccgcgttggagatgcccttaccttTTGACCCAGGCTGAGGATGTGTCGACGCgttttggggtgattcttcttcttcttcttcttcttcttcttcttcttcttcttcttcttcttcttcttcccgttGTTCTTTCTTTGGCTTCGGCTGTTTTTTCTAGTATCTTGTGCCTTTATCTGTACTTTGCCATCAGCTATCACTTCTTAAATGGAATCTCAGTAGTTCTCCTGCTAACTTTCAGAAGAAAAAACAAATATAGTTTTGCTATTTTTTTGGtacctgtttttttttttttggtgtactagtcacctttttcttctttcttccttcttcttgaGCGCACCTCGCCAGAGAACCACTACTACCTATCTTAGGCGGAAGCCATAACCTCATTATCTATCTTAGAGGGAAGCCACAACCCTATTATCCATCttaggggtggggtgggggtgtagAGGATTGCCAGAGTTTATTCATTGGTGTACGGGGCTTAGTgggatggccgaggcggcggccAGAACGGCGGGAGTAGGTCGAGGGGAGGGAAAGCAACAAGGCAGTAAAAAACGCCTGCTGCGAGGGGGTGGGGGTAGGCAGTTAGGCCTGCGTAGTCCGCGGGGGAGGGGAATGAATCGTCGCGTgcaaaggaagaagatgaacaATATGTGGCTAGTTCTGAGCCGTTGGATGAAGATCTGACGGTCTAGATGAGAAGTGACAGATGCAATATATTTTTAGATATAATTGATAAATAGTAGGATAACTTAGAAATTTCAACCATGCGATAGAAGAACATTAGCACGCACTTGAAAAAACAAGTTGATGTTACGATCAGAAGACCCATCTTCTCATGggactgtacatggagaaaaagggttaggacttagtcgactgagatttaaccaagtctcactcaagtgacataacatgtaaaaaagaaaaagaaaatctgaagAAAATTTTGCACTAATCTCAATGTAAGATCTCACAGATAGAGCATCGATTGAGACttggtctcagtcgactgagacttggtCTCAGTTGACTGAGACTTAGCAAGACTGGGAGAAAAAACATTTTAGGAGTCGAGTTTCCTCGGTTCCTCTTCCTCCCATGAACCACATGGTTTATTCTTGCGCTTTAGCTATATATCAGTCGACTAAAAAATCAATTATGGTCAGTCGAATTCTTTTTTCCAATCTACGTACACACCTACACatctgcatgcatgcaacttgcaTGAGGGGTGACGCAGCCGCCGAGAGCATTAATGCGGCGTGTTGGTGCAAACTCATTGAGATCAATCAGCTAGCTAATTTTGGTTTGAATTTAAAGATATTTTTGAATTGCAGTGTAAATATATATAGTTCAAATGTGTTTCTTATGCCATCTTTTGGTgtgttctttattttttttctgcTTTTACAATGTTtatatgtgtgcgtgtgtgtgttaccgtgtgcgtgtgtgtgtgggctttgcttttgtttttgtttttttgttagtTGATTTTTATTTTTGTGTGTGGGTATTTTTGGAATGTTGGTGAGTGGAAATGTACTCACATAAATACTATGCAATATGTGTGAAAATTACACTACTTTGTGATTATTGCATGCTACAAAAAGTGCAAGCTTAGAACGAAGTTGTGTGCAAGTTTTCTGAAACCTTTTTGTTATCTTTCTTCCTTAAACATCAATACTATTGCTACTAAGTAATTGTTCCCTATTTAGAATTTtatatttattattttattttcttccttctacaatggtaaaaccaatgccactaattcattccttaagaattatttctacaaaattccactattatatgtATATGATTGCATATTATTAAAAAGAACAATTTATGTGCAACCGTGCGCAAATTTTTTCATTCTTTGCTTTTTGCCTTTCTTTAGTTTTACAGGCCCCTAGGTAATACTGATGCTACTAATTCATTCTCTTAGAAACTTtagtattttttattttgttttgttttattttcatttttttcctcTTGAAGGGTAGTACTAGTGACGCTTATTCATGCCTTATTTTTTGCGAAAATTTCATATTTTAAAAAAGCGCAAGTTCAACATTAAAGTGTGCATGAATTTAATCATTATTTTCTGTATTCTTATAGGGTAGTTCCTTTGCTAGTAATTCATTATTACTTACTCCCTCCGATAGGAAATAACTGTCACGGTTTTGAACTAAGGttggagggagtagaaaacttCATTATTACGATTTGAAAAAGTATAGACACCATGGATTAAATACCAATGCAACTATTCATTCTTTCTTTAGAAAActttgttttttgcaaaaaaaaaacattacTGTATCTTTATTCTTGCATATTTTAACAAAGCTCAATTcctgtgtaaattgtgtgcaaattttgtcgtaatttttagtttttattttatattcttTCTTTTTGTGAGTAATACCAAATGCCACTAATTCATCGTTTGTTTAAAAACTTGACTATTTAACTTTGTTTTATAGTTTTTTCATTTCGTTTCTTATGAATGGGTAGTACCGATGCCACTAATTTGGTCttccttagaaaacttcattattataattttgttttagtttttatttcactttagtttttattttctttcttttgaaAGGTTAATACCAATGCAAGCAATTCATTCTTCTTTATAAACCTTCACTATTTTGATTTTTTAAGTTATCATCTCATCTTCTTTCTTCTGAAAGGGTAtgacactaattcattctttcttagaaaacttcattattttgattttatttcattttctttatcTTGAAAAGGTAATACCAATTCCACTAATTTATTCTTtcttaaaaaaaatcatattttgaatttgttttagttttttattttcttttcctttaagATTAATATCAATGCCCCTAATTCATTCCTGCTTAGAAAATTTCTTTTTGCGACAatttcactattatatgcttattcatGCATATTATAAAAATGTGCAAATTCTATATAAATTATGTGCAGTTTTtcattatttgttttattattttctttttctttattcttAGAAAAGCTTGTTATGTTAATTTGGCTTTATTTCATTTTTTATTCTTTAATGATAATACCATtcccactaattcattccttcctaggaattttccttttctgtgaaaataccactattatatgcttatttttGGGTATTATAAAACATTTGTGTGTAATTCTGTATTTATTTTACTGGGTAATACCAATGACAATTTTTTTgtatttgcctctttttgtttaCATACATATGCGTACATACATATATACGTCGATGGGAGTATTGTATTTATATGGAGCTGTCGTCCGTGTATGCATGCACCTGTAAACCACAATTAAGTTGATGTACGAGTTGCTTAGGCATTGACGCCGCAACATGTAGGAGAATCATCGTTGCATGCATCAGCTCTTACGGCTGTGGCGTTACGCGTTGCGAATGATCCCGACCCAAAGAATCATAAAAATACAAAGCTTTTCTTTGATAAAGGGTTTTTCATTGAATTGAAATATCGAGTTGATACAATCTCATCATAAAACGCCCGGCCTCTACATAACAAGATGCATACAGCCAACAAGTCCAAAAAgtcaaaaaggaaaaagagaaggcTCAAATAGCTACTACGACAAACTCAAAATAAAGCCAGCCTATGATGTGGCCGATCCTATCCGAagatcacaccgccatccatgggggtagAAAACCTCCCTGATTGAACGCTCCAGCCGagtagacgccatcataaaaaggtctctGTCTTTCGGCCTCTGCAGGATAGACAACATACGGAGCCATCGCGAATATAtatgaataacctgcataggagataAAACACATTTATGATTAAAAACAATGCCATTCCTGGTGAGCAACAAAGCCCAACATAAGGCGGCCGCCCACACAAGAATGtgtgcagaaaattgtttatcTATTCCCCTCAACCAGTTGCCGAACATATTCCGTGCACTACATGGGGGATAAAGATTCGAAGCTATTTGGACAATGGCCCAGACAGACCGAGCAAACTTGCATTCAAAAAAAATAAGTGTTTAATGGACTCATCATGAtggcagaaaacacatttttttgcaCCTTTGCCAGTTTCGTCGTGCCAAATTGTCCCTAGTTAAGATCACCCCTCTATTGAGAAACCATAGGAATATCTTCACTTTTAGAGGGATTTTTAGCTTTCACAATTTCCTGTTATCTATCGGAACCTCGTCATGGTCCATTGCATTATACATGGACTTGACCGAAAACTTGCCATTTTGATGCAATTTCCATCTAAAGATATTCAGTTCCTCCGACAACTGGATGGCCCCCAGACGGATGAGAAATTCATTCCATGCCGCCAAACGAGGTCCTATAAGGTCCCTACGAAAAGAAATATCCAGATTTTCCTGACCCAAAACTTGTTTGATCGTGACAAACTTATGTCTAGATATCCGGTACAAGCTTGGGTATTGCACACTTAAGGGATTAGTCCCCAACCAGGTATCTTCCCAGAAACGGATTTGGGAGCCGTCCCTAACCGAGAATGTTCCAAATTGGAAAAAGAATTCTTTAGCTTTCATCACCCCACTCCAGAAATGAGAATCGCCAGGTTTCCAATACACTTGGGATATTGCTTTGGAACCCACATATTTATTAAGAATTATTTCCTGCCAAACACCATCCTTAGTGAGTAGTTTATACACCCATTTGCTGAGAAGTGCAATGTTTTTGATCTCAAGGTCCTGGATTCCAAGTCTCCCTTCGCTTTTAGGACGACATAATATGTTCCACCTAGCCAGACGATATTTCTTGGTTTCATTACCACTCTACAAAAAAATCTTGATCTAAAGTAATCTAGACGCTAAAGCACTCCTTTTGGTAGATGGAAGAATGATAGCATGTAAATAACCATATTGGTGAGGACTGAGTTGATCAAAATTAATCGACCCCCATAGGACAAGAGTTTGGCCTTCCAACTGGTCAGGCGTTTCTCCAgtctctcttctacatgcttccaTTCAGCTATAGTCAAGCGCCGATGATGGATGGGGATACCCATGTAACGAATCAGAAATTTTCTGAGATGACAGCCAAAGATTTCAGCATAATCTTGTGCTACTTCTGTGGCCTCGCCGAAGCAGAAGAGTTCACTCTTATGAAAATTGATTTTGAGTCCAGAGAGTTCCTCAAAAGCACATAACAACAATTTAAGGTTTCTGGCTTTTTCTAAATCATGATCGAAGAACAgaatggtatcatctgcatatggTAAAATAGATAGGCCTCCTTCTACCGAATGAGGAATGACACCGGTGACTTGACCAGCTATCTTGGCCCTCTCAACAAGAGTAGCTAGCATATCAGCCACAATGTTGAACACAATCGGGAATGCAGGGTTCCCTTAACGAAGCCCCTTCTTAGTCTGAAAGTAGTTGCCCACATCACCATTTACcttgatggccacactacctccagaTACGAAACTCTCTACCCATCGACACCATGTCTCAGAAAACCCCTTCATGCGTAAAGTTTGCAACAGAAATGGCCATTTCACTTTATCATAAGATTTTTCGGAGTCAATTTAAATATAACCCCATTCAACTTTTTATGATGAAGCTCATGGACTATTTCATGTAGAACAGCAACACCATCCAATATGTTCCGTCCTTGCATGAAAGTTGTTTGGGTTTGACGACATGGTCTGCCACCCCGTTCAGCCGGTTAGTCgcaaccttggtgaagattttaaaACTTACTTTTAGTAAGCAAATCGGTCTATATTGTTGAATCCGACTAGCATCTTTCGTCTTAGGTAGAGGAATAATTTCCCAAAATTTAAACGGGAGATGTCAAGTTTGTGAGCATGCAGTTCATTAAATAGCTGAACCAAAACTGATTTTATCATTTCCCAAAAACTTTGATAAAACTCCGCCGGAAAACCATCCGTACCCGGAGACTTGCTATGTTTCAGCCGAAACACCATAGTCTAAATTTCCCCCTCGGAGAATGGAGAGGTTAGGAAATCATTTTCCGCAGCTGAAACTTGATGAATGTCATGACAAATAGACTCATCCATCTCGAGCGTTGTATCCGCTGATGGACCAAAAAGTTCTTTGTAATACTTAGTAATGAAGTTCTTTAGTGAGGCATCCCACTCAATCCGACCCTCCTCCTGATCTAGAGCGAAGATATGTTCCTTTCTATGTCTGTCGTTGGCCAATATTTGAAAGTATTTCGTATTATCATCACCTAGGACAAGCGAGTCCGTCTTACACCTTTGGTACCATTTAATTTCCTCCTCGCGTAAGAGACGGGCTAACTGCTCATTGAGATGACTTTTTTGCTCAATCTCCATGGCAGAGAGGGGCCTCGCCTCCGCGAATTTATTGAGAGTATCAGTTAAGGAAGAAAGTCACAACTTCTCTTTCTTATAGATGCCAGCGGTGTGTTTGGCCCAACCACGAAGGAATCGGCGCAGTGCACGGATACGATTATTCCATTATTGAATTGGCGTGTCACCATGAGGTTGGCGCTGCCACACTTTTTTAACCAACTCATGGAAACCCTCCCTAGTGAGCCAACccagttcaaatttgaactgaTGACGGTTTGCACCTGGAGCCGCCTGACCAAAATCGGTAAGCAATGGAGCGTGATCCGATAAGGCTTCGATTCTCTCTAGTGCCCGTACCAAAGCTAGGGGGTACTTAAATTCCTAGTCGGTGATAATTAGTACCCGGTCAAGTTTCTTAAAGGTTGCGATTGCTCTGTTATTGGCCCAAGTGTATTGACGACAAGATATACTGAGTTCCGGTAAATCGAGACTATCAATAACAAAAAGAAACGGCCATCTAGTGTCAAACCCCTCATTGTTTTTTTCCTGCTCATATCGAAGAATATTGAAATCCCCCGATTAACACAGGGTGGGGATTCTCTAGGCAGGTATTGACGAGTTCTTTGAGCGGCGTCATAAACAGCGACCATACTCCTCTTGAGCGGCGCCATAAAAATACCAAGCTGACTGATCAAAATATTATATCCAGTCAATTGACATCTAGTCGCTCCCTTATCTTGTGTTTATTACTACCTCGCTGCAGGAATATCAGAAATATTACCGGCTTCCGTGGACGGCAAAGAAGAGTGCGAGGGAACCACCTGGTTTTGCCTGAGCGCTAGCACGTCGACACTTACGTGCTCTACCGACACCTCCGGGAGCCGCGTGTCACCGCTCAGGAACTGCATGATCTGCCGAATGCCCGGGCGTGCGCTGGGCAGAGGGTGTGAGCACAGCAAGCACAGCTTCAGAACGAAGCTCGCTTCTTCGGCAGGGAAGTCGCCTCGGAGTCGCGGGTCCACGGCGTCGGTGATCGCTCCTTCGCGCCAGTGCTCGATCACCCTGTCCGccagcaggaggtggccgtcgtgcTCGTCCTGGGAGACGGGCCGCCGCCCGCACGCGACCTCCAGCATGAACACGCCGAAGGCGAAGATGTCGGACGCCTTGGAGGCCCTGCCGGTGTGCCCGAGTTCCGGGGCCAGGTAGCCCATGGTGCCGACCACGTGCGTGGTGTGCGGGTCGGTGCCGTGATCGTACAGCCTCGCGAGGCCGAAGTCGCCTAGCCGCCCGTTCATGTCGGCGTCCAGAAGCACGTTGCTCGCCTTGACGTCGCGATGCAGAACCACCTTCTCCCAGTCCTCGTGGAGGTACAGTATGCTGGAAGCAACGTCGTTGATGATCCCCAACCTCTGGCTCCAGCTCAAGACCATCGTGTTGTGGTCGTGCAGAAGCTTGTCGAGACTGCCATTTGGCATGTAGTCGTAGACTAGCAGGAGCTCGCGCTTCCGCCGGCAGTATCCGAGCAACCGGACGAGGTTCCGGTGCCGGATCTGGCCGATGCTCACCACCTCAGAGATGAACTCCTTCATTCCTTGCCTCGATTCGTGCGACACCTTCTTCACTGCAATCTCCGCCCCGGACGTCGGAAGCACGCCCTTGTACACCCTCCCGAATCCGCCGATGCCAAGCAGCCGCTCGTCGGAGAACCCCTTGGTGGCGTGGAACAAATCCTTGTATGAGAAACGGTGCGGACCGAACTCCGTCTCCCACTCCTCTTTTACTTCCGCATACCTGCGCCGCCTCCGCTCAATCAGGACGACAGCGATGGCCAGTGCTAACACCAACGCTGCCGATGCTATCGGCAACACGATATACAGCGTCTTCGACCGGCGCTTGGGGGTCGTGAACGGCAGGGCCGGCAGCTTCTGTATGTTTAGCGGCGGGGCTTGTCCACCGTCCATCTTGAAGCTCCAGGCAAGCACGTAGTGGCGGCTCGACACGACGCCGGTGGATGACGAGAAGCCAACGTAGGCTTTGTCCTGGATCACCGACGAGAGGTTCACGGTGGCGGAGAGCAGAGGCTTCTTGGGCTTGGGCAGCTCAAGGGGTGCCATGGTGACGCTGACGAGAGAGGTGCGCGCGTCGAAGTCCACCCACACCTGCGTAGCCGTGCGGTTCAACAGGCTCATGTTCATGAACGCGCCTGTGCCGTCCTCGTAGTACCCCGCGTTGTCGGCGACGATGGATGAGAGGCCGTCGACGTCGACCCCGACGTGGTTGTTGCTCATGTCCCCGAACTCGGCGTTGACGATGGTGTCGAGCTCGACGGCCAGGAAGTGGTTGCTGGAGTTGCCGTTGTTGGCCGCGTTGGCCAGGCCCATGTACTGGCTCTGGAGCGCCGTGGAGAAGTTTTTGCTCTTGGAGACGACGAAGGCCAGGCCGGGGCTGCTGAAGTCGTCGTACTCGCTGACGATGCCGAACACGAAGGCTGTCGAGAAGGAGCGCGAGGAGGCGTTGCCGTTGGCGGCCTTGTGGAACCGCACGGGGAGAGGGTAGAAGGCGTGTCCTTTTAGCTGAGTCGTGCCGTTGGTGAGCATGAGGAGGCCGTCCGGGGTGACCGTGGCCGTGCCGTCGAGCGAGAAGTTCGCGCCGGCAAAGCCATCGAACGTGAACTGGTCGACGTCGACGGCCGGAGATGCGAGGGGAAGGACATGAAGAAGCAAGAAAAGGAGCAGATGAAGGACGCTCATGGTTGGTTGGCTTCCGCACCTAATGTGCCGTGAGTGTACTGGTTTTGACCCTGAGGCTGAGGCTGTATTTCCACGAAGAATGGAACCATCAGTCCATGTGACTATAGAAGTATAGAACCTTGCTGGCATATGATGTGGTTATCGCTGTACGAGTACGACTGGCTAATCCCAAGAGATGTTTTTATATGTTATAAACAGTTCAACTTGTCGACCTGAAAattttgtactccctcctttcatctatatagggcctaatgcattttttaagaccgcctttgactattgacaagattaatagtacatgacatgcacaatgtgaaaatcaTATCATTGAAATCTTTTTTTACACACGAATTtaacgatgtgctttgtgtaagttgcatatcatatattattattttaatatttggtcaaagttaactTTAAAAAACACGTTAGGCcttatataaatggaaggagggagtatgtaaaACGCGTCACCTTAAATTTCACTTACTGCTTGCAATCATTGACTCGACCTACAGTTTCTTTGTCAGCTTACGTGCCTAATTTTCAGAGGAGCACGGAATGCATGCACAATAATTTAATGTAGACCCAACTAGCTGGGGTAAGTCAGCTAGGGGTTGCCTCCAGCGAACGATTCTTTCCTGCGAAACTGTCCATCGAACATTTCCATTTCCCTCGATCGTTCGCTGTAGCCGGTCCAGTTTTTTTCTTCCAAAAAGAAGTTAAAACTTCCTgacctctgcatcaatcgatgcatataAACATCTTTATTAACTGTTCAACAAATATTACAAAAATATACATCAATCGAAGccatcactcacacctacaaacttaaTAATGTAGAGTGCTCTCATTTCCAATATCTAAAACCGGTGTCGCGCTCaatccatccacataacgtatcgaAACATACAGCCGGTGCAGCAATCCTAAAACATACACCACACATGTTTTAGAAGCCGTCATTATCATCGGACCGCTGATCCATCTTCAGGAAAAAGATCCGCATCATCCTTGTTAGTCCAGCCATCCGTCAACGATGGTGCCCAATGGCACCATCTCCCTGCGCGCAAACTAATGAGCACGTCACGGTCGCCGCCGGTACACCGCAGCACCATGCCGCCAAGTACCAGCAGGCACCAGCCGACATAGCTTGAAGTCTCTGGAGGATCTGTCATGCATAACATTTGTCGGCCAGACATAACTTAACATCTTCATCGAAGCTCCTTGCAggatgaagccgctccacctcccgcCTCTGTCTTTCAGCGCTGCTCCATAAATGATGCTCctaagagagaaacgacaccgcattGTCGTCATCatccgatctggaagaccagatcctaggaTTTCCctcggagcagcacgagtgggttgaCAGTAGTTACACAATGATGCCTTCATCAAGGCAACAACGTAGAAcaccgtcggctcggttttcaccagcAACTATGTCTCCCCGCCACTCGCGGCCGGGACTAGATGACGGGTCTCGAGAACCGACCATCCAACCTCAGGACGATGATGTAACactcggataattaagctacagtaatccccaagttagtggtgccatgtcatcacattactgttgctaatcctcatttGATCAAAGACATAATTCAAATTAAAGGCAAAAactcaaatttctcaaacatgcaaacaaaaatgttcaaagtggtaaatattccataactaattatggtggtgaaccaaAAATTTATAAAGTGGTTTAAcgccctaaactaattaaaatagggGCTAAAAAGAATTATTAATGCTTttaaataattaaaaaaaaattcTAAACCTATTTTGTTAAAGTGCCAAAttgtttgtggcagtggcataattaaTAATACTAATTTAGGGACTAGGTTTATATtttacaaaacaaaaaaataaatttaaactaaaaagaaaacataaaagattaaaaggaaaaggaaatgcaatagaaaagaaagagaaaggccccCGCCTCCCCCccaggcccagcccaccaccacacgGTCGCCTTCCCCCTGTTCCCTCGACTGGGGTCGCAACAGGGGCGATGCCCCGCCAGACTACCTCACCGTCCCCGCCGGCGAGAGGATAAGGGCGTCgtctcgggcccctctcccacttcCCCGCCTCTGCCCACTTCCCCAtgctcctccccctctcccagGCGCTCCCCTCGCTAGAGCCGCCCCGCACCAGACCGCTGCTTTCGCCGCCCGTCTACGACCACCGCGGCGACCAACGTTCCTGTGTGATCTCGCCTTGTCCGGAAGGAGCTACATCCTCGTCTTCATCCATTGCGGGCCGTGGTTCAAGCAAAGCCGCGCTGATACGTCGGCATCGAGCCGTTCCTTGCCGTCTCGGTCGCCGTCAATCCTTTCCGAAtgccgccgccctgccgtctctcCGGCCTTCTCAAGTTCTCCTCTGCATTCACTGTGAGCACCCGACCCTTCTCTCCCATTTCCCCTCTCGTTTCCTTTGACATTCTGCCGTGCTCGCACGCAACCGGGCTTTAGCCACCGCGCACGATGCTGAGCTCACCACACCCCAAGTCGCGCACTTACTCGCCCTGGACTGCATCCCGTGCGCGCCCGTTGCCCCTTCGTCCCGCACTCCACCCCTGTCCGCCACAACCACGCACTGCTGCTGCCTCGTCGCCCCGCTGCCGCTGCATCTGTGGGCGCCGCTAGCTGCTCCCGCCGCTGATGACCGCTGCAACCCCCCACTCGCGTCACTATGCCACTGCCACTGTGCCTGCTACCTTGGTCGTCGGTGCCCCGCGCGCGTGACCACCCGCTATGGTCTCGCCGCCAACTGCCGCCCTCGCTTGCACccactgataacccgcaagtatacgggatcaatgtagcctctttcgataagtaagagtgtcgaaccaaacgaggagctaaaggtagaataaatattctctcaagtcctatctgccactgatacgactctacgcacgcttagtgttcgctttatctagaacaagtatgaaactagaagtactttgtaggtgtgataggataagtttgcaagttaataaagaacacgtaaacaaaaagtaggggctgtttagatgaagaagcaataaagtaaatatagcgagtgtggaaaagtggtggtaggagttgtaaaATTGTCTCTAAGCaactgactactttactagactggtaatcactatcgcaattctatttgagggagaggcataagctaacatactttctcttcttggatcatatgcacttatgattggaactctagcaagcatccgcaactactaaagatcattaaggtaaaacccaaccatagcattagagTATCAAgtaccctttatcccatacgcaaacaacctacttactcgggtctgtgcttctgtcactcacgccacccaccataagcaaatcatgaacatattgcaaaccctacaacgggaatccctcacgcttgcgcgacacgcagggcacaataggacaacaccaataataaaacacgcaattcaaaccaatcatagcaattcatcaatcatcggta
Above is a window of Triticum aestivum cultivar Chinese Spring chromosome 6B, IWGSC CS RefSeq v2.1, whole genome shotgun sequence DNA encoding:
- the LOC123134276 gene encoding L-type lectin-domain containing receptor kinase SIT1-like, which encodes MSVLHLLLFLLLHVLPLASPAVDVDQFTFDGFAGANFSLDGTATVTPDGLLMLTNGTTQLKGHAFYPLPVRFHKAANGNASSRSFSTAFVFGIVSEYDDFSSPGLAFVVSKSKNFSTALQSQYMGLANAANNGNSSNHFLAVELDTIVNAEFGDMSNNHVGVDVDGLSSIVADNAGYYEDGTGAFMNMSLLNRTATQVWVDFDARTSLVSVTMAPLELPKPKKPLLSATVNLSSVIQDKAYVGFSSSTGVVSSRHYVLAWSFKMDGGQAPPLNIQKLPALPFTTPKRRSKTLYIVLPIASAALVLALAIAVVLIERRRRRYAEVKEEWETEFGPHRFSYKDLFHATKGFSDERLLGIGGFGRVYKGVLPTSGAEIAVKKVSHESRQGMKEFISEVVSIGQIRHRNLVRLLGYCRRKRELLLVYDYMPNGSLDKLLHDHNTMVLSWSQRLGIINDVASSILYLHEDWEKVVLHRDVKASNVLLDADMNGRLGDFGLARLYDHGTDPHTTHVVGTMGYLAPELGHTGRASKASDIFAFGVFMLEVACGRRPVSQDEHDGHLLLADRVIEHWREGAITDAVDPRLRGDFPAEEASFVLKLCLLCSHPLPSARPGIRQIMQFLSGDTRLPEVSVEHVSVDVLALRQNQVVPSHSSLPSTEAGNISDIPAAR